From the Pseudomonadota bacterium genome, one window contains:
- a CDS encoding tetratricopeptide repeat protein: MIEKKDFQKAQAVCQQLLDDYPDQIDVISRFAQVYEAMGEKAKAAEYYRKSAEFAATNEGFYQEAVDMYLEDAERMEAG, translated from the coding sequence TTGATAGAGAAAAAAGATTTCCAAAAGGCTCAAGCAGTCTGTCAGCAATTACTGGACGACTATCCGGATCAGATAGACGTGATTTCTCGGTTTGCCCAAGTGTACGAAGCTATGGGAGAAAAAGCAAAAGCGGCTGAATATTATAGAAAATCTGCTGAATTTGCCGCTACGAATGAAGGCTTTTATCAAGAAGCTGTGGATATGTATCTTGAGGATGCCGAACGGATGGAGGCGGGATAG
- a CDS encoding type II toxin-antitoxin system prevent-host-death family antitoxin, with amino-acid sequence MQATSKDLRFHTKEIIDAAIRGEEVVITYHGKPCVKIISLTPAKQKKKDNEFCGMWKDRADMNDVQAYVRDRRRGRQF; translated from the coding sequence ATGCAGGCAACCAGCAAAGACCTGAGATTTCATACAAAAGAGATCATTGATGCCGCAATAAGGGGTGAAGAAGTCGTGATTACTTACCATGGGAAACCTTGCGTTAAAATTATTTCGCTTACTCCAGCAAAGCAAAAAAAGAAGGATAATGAATTTTGTGGAATGTGGAAAGATCGGGCGGACATGAATGATGTCCAGGCTTATGTCCGCGACCGCAGACGGGGGAGGCAATTTTGA